The following coding sequences lie in one candidate division TA06 bacterium genomic window:
- a CDS encoding NAD(P)H-dependent oxidoreductase: MATNKTNILIIYDSYTGNTEKLAKAVAQGAEQVEGARIVVKKADKVKLPDMLAADGIIIGSPAYYGLMTARLKGLLDSTFKIHGKLAGKAGAAFTTAGSTATGAETTLLSILTAMLIHGMVVQGRSSEKHFGAACVGAPDAKAIKFGEDLGKRTALLAGKLKA, encoded by the coding sequence ATGGCGACGAATAAAACGAATATCCTGATAATCTACGATTCCTATACCGGCAACACCGAGAAGCTGGCCAAGGCCGTGGCCCAAGGCGCCGAGCAGGTAGAGGGCGCCAGGATCGTCGTCAAGAAAGCAGACAAGGTCAAGCTGCCGGATATGCTGGCCGCCGACGGAATTATCATAGGCTCGCCAGCCTACTACGGGCTGATGACTGCCAGGTTGAAAGGGCTGCTGGACAGCACTTTCAAGATACACGGGAAGCTGGCAGGCAAAGCGGGCGCGGCCTTCACCACCGCCGGCAGCACCGCCACCGGGGCCGAGACCACGCTGTTGTCCATTCTCACGGCAATGCTGATCCACGGGATGGTGGTGCAGGGCCGGTCCAGCGAGAAGCACTTCGGGGCGGCCTGCGTGGGCGCGCCGGATGCCAAGGCCATCAAGTTCGGGGAAGATCTGGGCAAGCGGACGGCCCTGTTGGCCGGAAAACTGAAAGCCTAA
- a CDS encoding nucleotidyltransferase domain-containing protein, whose product MAVKTDIIDLATNFTKEAKTVIKIDAAYLFGSSINGKDLKHSDIDLAIVSPDFSGFGFADRKKLNPLILKFGASLEVHPFKKSDFLRKDPFIKEILKTGIKVA is encoded by the coding sequence ATGGCTGTTAAAACAGATATAATTGATTTGGCAACCAATTTTACCAAAGAGGCTAAGACCGTAATCAAGATAGATGCTGCTTACCTTTTTGGTTCTTCGATCAACGGAAAGGACTTAAAACACAGCGATATAGATCTGGCCATAGTTTCACCTGACTTCAGCGGGTTTGGGTTCGCCGACCGTAAAAAACTAAATCCCTTGATCCTTAAATTCGGCGCTTCACTGGAAGTGCATCCCTTTAAAAAGTCCGACTTTTTAAGAAAAGATCCGTTCATAAAAGAAATACTTAAAACAGGAATAAAAGTCGCATAA
- the purH gene encoding bifunctional phosphoribosylaminoimidazolecarboxamide formyltransferase/IMP cyclohydrolase → MTTKRAIISVYDKTGIAEFAKKLSTAGYEIVSSGGTAKYLREQGLTVTDVAEVTGFPEMLDGRVKTLHPRIHAGILARRDVPDHLAKLKEHDILPVDLVVVNLYPFEATVAKPNVTDEEAIENIDIGGPSLIRAAAKNHKDVAVVTDPGQYQAVISELESSGQVSCETKRELAQKAFALTVGYDAAINNYFINGPAGTIHELPQQELPENISLNLKKSLPLRYGENPHQPAGFYLPVGTEPAFEQIHGKEISYNNILDMAAAWELVSEFSEPCCVIVKHTNPCGCACADNLKAAYLLARDGELPPSPISRFGGIIAVNRPLDKKTAEEITGPNSFYEAIAAPEFGDGVKEIFALRKGWGQNVRLVKMSGASGPDLAWRSAAGGWLVQQRDQMSIDETKFKQVTKNAPAPGPMEDLKFAFKVVKHVKSNAIAIVKDKQLIGMGAGQPNRLASVRLALQQAGERGKGAALASDGFFPFADNIKEAAAGGIAAIIQPGGSVKDEDVIKKAGELGLAMLLTGIRHFRH, encoded by the coding sequence ATGACCACCAAACGCGCCATCATCAGCGTCTACGATAAGACCGGCATCGCCGAATTCGCCAAGAAACTTTCCACCGCCGGGTATGAGATCGTCTCCAGCGGCGGGACCGCCAAATATCTAAGAGAGCAGGGCCTGACAGTCACCGATGTGGCCGAGGTCACCGGATTTCCCGAAATGCTGGACGGGAGGGTCAAAACTTTGCATCCCCGGATCCACGCCGGGATCCTGGCCCGCCGGGATGTGCCCGACCACCTGGCCAAGCTTAAGGAACACGACATCCTTCCGGTGGATCTGGTGGTCGTCAACCTCTATCCCTTTGAGGCCACCGTGGCCAAGCCCAATGTCACCGACGAGGAGGCCATCGAGAACATAGACATCGGCGGGCCTTCGCTGATCAGGGCCGCGGCCAAGAATCACAAAGACGTGGCGGTGGTAACTGATCCGGGTCAATACCAGGCCGTCATCTCGGAACTGGAATCCTCGGGACAGGTCTCTTGTGAGACCAAGAGGGAGCTGGCCCAAAAGGCCTTTGCCTTGACCGTCGGCTACGACGCGGCCATCAATAATTATTTTATCAACGGGCCTGCAGGGACAATTCATGAATTGCCCCAACAAGAATTACCGGAAAACATTTCCCTCAATCTCAAAAAATCACTGCCCCTGCGCTACGGCGAGAATCCCCACCAGCCGGCCGGATTCTATCTTCCCGTTGGAACGGAGCCGGCTTTTGAGCAGATCCACGGCAAGGAAATATCCTATAACAACATTTTGGACATGGCGGCGGCCTGGGAACTGGTCTCCGAGTTCTCCGAACCCTGTTGCGTGATCGTCAAACACACCAACCCCTGCGGCTGCGCCTGCGCCGATAATCTAAAAGCAGCCTATCTGCTGGCCCGGGACGGGGAACTGCCTCCCTCGCCCATCTCCCGCTTCGGCGGGATCATTGCGGTCAACCGGCCGCTGGACAAGAAAACGGCCGAGGAGATCACCGGACCCAACAGTTTTTACGAAGCGATCGCGGCGCCGGAGTTCGGGGACGGGGTCAAGGAAATATTTGCTTTGCGCAAGGGCTGGGGGCAGAACGTGCGGTTGGTAAAAATGTCCGGGGCGTCTGGTCCAGACCTTGCCTGGCGTTCGGCGGCCGGAGGCTGGCTGGTCCAGCAGCGCGACCAGATGTCTATTGATGAAACAAAGTTCAAACAGGTCACCAAGAACGCGCCGGCGCCAGGGCCGATGGAAGACCTGAAGTTTGCTTTCAAGGTCGTAAAGCACGTCAAGTCCAACGCCATCGCCATCGTAAAAGACAAACAACTGATTGGCATGGGGGCCGGCCAGCCCAACCGGCTGGCCTCGGTGCGGCTGGCCCTGCAGCAGGCCGGGGAAAGGGGCAAAGGAGCGGCGCTGGCTTCGGACGGGTTCTTTCCCTTCGCCGACAACATCAAAGAAGCTGCGGCGGGCGGCATTGCCGCCATCATCCAGCCCGGGGGTTCGGTCAAGGACGAGGATGTCATCAAAAAGGCCGGCGAACTGGGACTGGCCATGCTGCTGACAGGCATCCGGCATTTCCGGCACTAA
- a CDS encoding HEAT repeat domain-containing protein: MANIPPMLMTRLAGQLTGSLHNLKMYPASHPTSQKLFEASLRLIKEAMGDDNALSFSLAGNILLINDKPVPDSRKEVFANFISELGKRSVGQLTFKQGVDQDQLQGFFETMAMDVEQVKAKGGLAAVLALRGISNIIASGISYGGSGASGTAGPGAGGSGSGSGEGSGAGMESMLPGQVVAMLKRDPSMVTEMLLKGVLAMADTPEGQEKLVSDLDQLALMAKAQGGGEYASMMANVIGSMDQRSSQMVAQVKLDNPEWSDVVRELLTRYSNEDLAKMIVNKAEALALETNNDPVVLAEKLRGMVASIPADNVRKQTLYPLVQPKLQYYGLNVEDCAFVFGQISSTQPVLERYLADLSSRPAAEMASEAEVKTLRWIIRRDENCKPALEGFLKLLGDAGAGARESALSRMMLLEDDLLAIERFDLAEQVITSITSRLRQESDARIYQRAIEMIQLIADELKSKQRQALVTCISKDISDIMLLMTDKPVAKDMIRILALIGDEAAIRSLILGLLKDPILEDAASALAGIKEKTLPYLLEAVKESEDSNMRFKCMYVLNKIGAGVEEMAIKALADDRWFVRRNMCVLLSLMGTEKSLSPMGALLDDKDPRVRLEGLKALYKIGGQQSEAWLIRAMGDKDTDVKKQAIELAGKAGAEASVDALTELYYKRDLLGRGEPVEIKKQAIISLGALGTRTAATVLMKIARDKDAEMAQTAQAVLPGVLKKIKEQEPKKRA, from the coding sequence ATGGCCAACATACCTCCAATGCTGATGACCCGGCTGGCGGGCCAGCTGACCGGCTCCCTGCACAATCTTAAGATGTATCCGGCCAGTCATCCCACCTCCCAAAAACTGTTTGAGGCCAGCCTACGGCTTATAAAAGAGGCTATGGGCGATGACAATGCTTTGAGCTTCAGCCTGGCTGGCAACATCTTATTAATAAACGACAAGCCGGTGCCCGATTCCCGCAAGGAGGTATTCGCCAACTTCATTTCCGAACTGGGCAAGCGCAGCGTGGGCCAGCTGACCTTCAAGCAAGGCGTCGACCAAGATCAACTGCAGGGATTTTTTGAAACCATGGCCATGGATGTGGAGCAGGTCAAAGCCAAGGGAGGTCTGGCGGCGGTCCTGGCCCTGAGGGGCATTTCCAATATCATTGCTTCCGGCATTTCTTACGGCGGCTCGGGTGCCAGCGGGACGGCGGGACCAGGCGCCGGAGGCAGCGGTTCCGGATCCGGCGAAGGCAGCGGGGCCGGCATGGAAAGCATGTTGCCGGGTCAGGTGGTAGCCATGCTCAAGAGAGATCCATCCATGGTGACCGAGATGCTGTTGAAGGGCGTCCTGGCCATGGCCGACACCCCGGAAGGCCAGGAGAAATTGGTCAGTGACCTGGACCAGCTGGCCCTGATGGCCAAGGCCCAGGGAGGCGGGGAATACGCTTCGATGATGGCCAATGTGATCGGAAGCATGGATCAGCGCAGCAGCCAGATGGTCGCCCAGGTAAAGCTGGATAACCCGGAATGGTCCGACGTGGTGCGGGAGTTGCTGACCAGGTATTCCAACGAGGACCTGGCCAAAATGATCGTCAACAAAGCCGAGGCGCTGGCCCTGGAGACCAATAACGACCCGGTGGTGCTGGCGGAAAAACTGCGGGGCATGGTGGCCTCAATTCCGGCAGATAACGTCCGCAAGCAGACCTTGTATCCGCTGGTTCAGCCCAAGTTGCAATACTACGGGTTGAATGTTGAGGATTGCGCCTTCGTCTTCGGGCAGATATCCTCCACCCAGCCGGTGTTGGAAAGATATCTGGCTGACCTCTCTTCCCGACCGGCAGCGGAGATGGCCTCGGAGGCCGAGGTGAAAACCCTGCGCTGGATAATAAGGCGCGACGAGAACTGCAAGCCGGCCCTGGAGGGATTTTTGAAACTGCTGGGCGACGCCGGTGCCGGGGCCAGGGAAAGCGCCCTTTCACGGATGATGCTGCTGGAGGACGACCTGTTGGCCATCGAGCGTTTTGACCTGGCCGAGCAGGTCATAACCAGCATTACCTCAAGGCTGCGCCAGGAGAGCGACGCCCGGATCTACCAGCGGGCCATCGAGATGATCCAACTGATCGCCGACGAGCTCAAGAGCAAGCAGCGCCAGGCCCTGGTCACCTGCATCAGCAAGGATATTTCGGACATCATGCTGCTGATGACCGACAAGCCGGTGGCCAAGGACATGATAAGGATCCTGGCCCTGATCGGCGACGAGGCGGCCATCCGCTCCCTGATACTGGGCCTTTTGAAGGACCCGATACTAGAGGACGCGGCCAGCGCCCTGGCCGGCATCAAGGAAAAGACCCTGCCTTACCTGCTGGAGGCGGTGAAGGAGAGCGAAGACAGCAACATGCGTTTCAAGTGCATGTATGTCCTCAACAAGATCGGGGCCGGAGTGGAGGAGATGGCCATCAAAGCATTGGCCGATGACCGCTGGTTTGTGCGGCGCAACATGTGCGTGCTGCTTTCGTTGATGGGAACGGAGAAATCCCTGAGCCCGATGGGGGCTTTGCTGGACGACAAGGATCCCCGGGTGCGGCTGGAAGGGCTGAAAGCCCTTTATAAAATCGGAGGCCAGCAGTCCGAGGCCTGGCTGATCCGGGCCATGGGAGACAAGGATACCGACGTCAAAAAACAGGCCATCGAGCTGGCCGGCAAGGCCGGCGCCGAAGCTTCGGTGGACGCGCTGACGGAGCTTTATTACAAGCGGGATCTTTTGGGACGGGGAGAACCGGTCGAGATCAAAAAACAGGCGATAATATCTCTGGGAGCATTGGGCACCAGGACCGCGGCCACGGTATTGATGAAAATCGCCAGGGACAAGGACGCCGAGATGGCCCAGACCGCCCAAGCGGTACTGCCCGGGGTCCTGAAAAAAATAAAAGAACAAGAACCGAAAAAACGGGCTTAA